From one Fulvitalea axinellae genomic stretch:
- a CDS encoding arylsulfatase encodes MMRLKPLFICVAVLLTQIVMPASAEKSPAAKKGKNRPNILVIFGDDIGITNVSAYSRGLMGYQTPNIDRIAKEGVMFTDYYAEQSCTAGRAAFITGQSPVRTGLTKVGLPGSPVGLQKEDPTIAQLLKPMGYATAQFGKNHFGDRDEFLPTNHGFDLFFGNLYHLNAEEEPENPDYPKSIEFKKKFGPRGVLRATADGKIEDTGPLTKKRMETVDSEFLAAAKKWITEQVKNDQHFFTWFNTTAMHFPTYPSPAARGLSKGQGFYADVMVQHDNYVGELLNLLDELGIADNTIVIYTTDNGPHFNMWPDGAISPFRGEKNTNWEGGYRVPAMVRWPAKIPAGVISNEIVSHMDWTPTLVAAAGNDKVRSQLLTGHQADGHTFKVHLDGYNILPYLMGKEDKSPRTNFFYFSDDGLPVGMRTGDWKLVFAEQRAHGFGVWAEPFVKLRLPHILNLRRDPFERAPTDANNYEKFRIDHAFMIYKGQDEMAQFLKTFVKYPVRQRPASFSVDQIAEKFLKPDLER; translated from the coding sequence ATGATGAGACTGAAACCATTATTTATTTGCGTGGCAGTACTATTGACTCAGATAGTTATGCCGGCAAGTGCGGAAAAGAGTCCCGCTGCAAAGAAGGGGAAGAACAGGCCGAATATTCTGGTTATTTTTGGGGATGATATCGGTATTACAAACGTAAGTGCGTATAGCCGTGGGCTGATGGGCTACCAGACTCCTAACATCGACCGAATAGCCAAAGAAGGCGTAATGTTTACCGATTATTACGCCGAACAAAGCTGTACGGCGGGGCGGGCTGCGTTTATTACGGGCCAATCTCCAGTAAGAACAGGTTTGACAAAAGTGGGACTTCCTGGTTCTCCTGTCGGGCTTCAGAAAGAAGACCCGACTATAGCCCAGTTATTGAAGCCGATGGGCTACGCTACGGCTCAATTCGGCAAGAATCACTTTGGCGACAGAGACGAGTTTCTTCCTACAAATCATGGTTTTGATCTGTTTTTCGGTAACCTTTACCATTTGAATGCGGAGGAGGAACCGGAAAACCCGGACTACCCAAAAAGTATCGAGTTTAAAAAGAAATTTGGGCCAAGAGGGGTTTTGAGAGCTACCGCTGACGGAAAGATCGAGGATACGGGACCACTGACAAAGAAAAGAATGGAAACCGTAGATTCTGAATTTCTGGCCGCGGCCAAAAAGTGGATAACGGAACAAGTAAAGAATGACCAGCACTTCTTTACTTGGTTTAATACTACGGCGATGCATTTCCCGACTTACCCTAGCCCGGCGGCAAGGGGACTTTCGAAAGGGCAAGGGTTTTATGCCGATGTTATGGTTCAACATGACAATTATGTGGGAGAGCTTCTCAATCTTCTTGATGAATTGGGCATAGCGGATAATACTATAGTAATTTATACTACAGATAACGGTCCGCATTTTAACATGTGGCCTGATGGGGCGATTTCCCCGTTCAGAGGAGAAAAAAACACAAACTGGGAAGGCGGTTATCGTGTGCCGGCAATGGTGCGTTGGCCTGCCAAAATACCGGCCGGAGTGATTTCCAATGAGATTGTTTCGCATATGGATTGGACTCCGACATTGGTTGCCGCTGCGGGAAATGATAAAGTCAGATCACAATTGCTGACCGGACACCAAGCTGATGGACATACTTTTAAGGTTCATCTTGACGGTTATAATATACTGCCTTACCTGATGGGCAAGGAAGACAAAAGTCCAAGAACAAACTTCTTCTATTTCAGTGATGACGGACTGCCTGTGGGGATGCGTACTGGCGATTGGAAATTGGTGTTTGCGGAACAACGTGCGCATGGGTTCGGTGTTTGGGCGGAGCCTTTCGTGAAGTTGAGGTTACCGCATATCCTGAACTTGAGAAGGGATCCGTTTGAAAGGGCTCCGACTGACGCTAACAATTACGAGAAATTTAGAATTGATCACGCCTTTATGATATATAAAGGCCAGGACGAGATGGCCCAATTCCTAAAAACTTTCGTGAAATACCCGGTTCGGCAGAGGCCGGCTTCATTTTCTGTAGATCAAATTGCGGAGAAGTTTCTGAAACCAGATTTGGAAAGATAG
- a CDS encoding SUMF1/EgtB/PvdO family nonheme iron enzyme: MLLFLLPGLTLAAKKKKGHFYVKRDTWEATMAASKKAYGDYVASLGFTPVSSGVLKHKQAAEPISVDVSGLSELILVISGGANGNSYDHGVWGNARLIDRKGNVTWLEDLDWVSAKSGWRKTTPGANLYGEKANIGGKKYEHCLTVHAEGKVVYKLDKKYAKFEAEVGVDTRGGNKRSSIIFQVHGSEPGSVLREVAKDFPQESGMYSLFAGTSGADYLTMGGTEYERALLTKVLGKLESPEFFRNEALKIKANGGESIDYLKLFKKVVGAIDAQDQLAMIDFEAMRLSIENMDKEFGAKYNGKAYLSELKRLESQKPAMEHALYKGDPKAVAWINKTSGFKRKALMANPLLDFDQLLVVRHKLGNRARTSGPNAPDMVLPRSNWKTIGSTSNPSKGWDTEIAVLSNLRGGVDSKTLYKPKGPHAITDLDLHFDAGKVMFTSATDNGRWGLFEVNIDGSNVKQLSPDKYPDLDFYDACYLPDGRVAMVSNVSMQGVPCVNGSDPVGSMCLLDPETRTFKQINFGQDNDWDPVVLSNGRIMYLRWEYTDNVHYFTRVLMHMNPDGTGKKEYYGSASYWPNTIFDAKPIPGHKTKLVGIVSGHHGTARSGELVIFDPAKGRQEADGVVQRIPGRGQKVEPIIKDKLVDGVWPQFTNPYPLDDNYYLVTAKMKPGGLWGLYLVDTFDNLTLVKEYEGEGIRDVFPLKKRPTPPVIPDKIKPNAKDATVYIADVYEGQGLKGVKRGSVKELRVFAYKFAYNTSKSNNDAMGIEAAWDVKRVLGTVPVYEDGSAMFKIPANVAISLQPLDEHGQAMQIMRSWLTAMPGETISCIGCHEDQNTVPVPKRTIASNRSPVDIKPFYGEVRPFSFVNEVQPVLDAKCVGCHNGNDPELPNFADKTTLPYRNVSRSYFDLQKFVRRPGPESDLHVLTPMDFHASTSEVIMKLNKGHHNVKLTKEERDRLVTWIDLNVPYHADFHDVPDYRGSNQKDRRVQLMKEINNMEYTAEDELARANALREARGPIQPIMPETAPAPKYKKVKARNWPFDATKAKELQAKVGTETKKIDLGNGQTIELVKIPAGEFVMGSDDVEAQALPKTRVKVKKSYWMAKYEISNGQFRSVFPEHNSRVMDQQWKDHTRPGYEANRDEQPAIRMSWQEAQAFCEELSKKTGLKVKLPTEAQWEWACRAGSDKDMAFGDQTADFTAYANFADESLQKMAVIGVDPKPMNPNHTYFKYYDYIPRASGTNDNSMLQSVSGKYKPNAWGLYDMHGNVAEWTRSDYVPYPYNAKDGRNAGNLDSEKTVRGGSWKERPRHGAAGYRNGYKSWQKVYNVGFRVVIEE; encoded by the coding sequence TTGCTCCTATTTTTATTGCCGGGCTTAACGCTCGCGGCAAAGAAGAAAAAGGGCCACTTCTATGTTAAACGCGACACTTGGGAGGCGACTATGGCGGCTTCCAAGAAAGCTTATGGCGACTACGTCGCTTCTTTGGGATTCACTCCGGTATCTTCAGGCGTATTGAAACACAAGCAGGCGGCGGAGCCAATTTCCGTTGATGTTAGTGGTTTGTCTGAGCTTATCCTTGTGATCTCTGGCGGAGCGAACGGGAACTCTTATGACCATGGTGTTTGGGGAAATGCTCGTTTGATCGACAGGAAAGGTAATGTTACTTGGCTTGAGGATCTTGATTGGGTTTCGGCGAAATCGGGATGGAGAAAGACGACCCCAGGCGCAAATCTTTACGGTGAGAAAGCGAACATTGGAGGTAAGAAGTACGAGCACTGTCTTACTGTTCACGCCGAAGGAAAAGTTGTTTATAAACTGGATAAGAAATACGCCAAGTTTGAGGCTGAAGTGGGTGTGGACACTCGTGGCGGTAACAAGCGCAGTAGTATTATCTTCCAAGTCCATGGTTCTGAGCCGGGTAGTGTTCTTCGCGAAGTGGCGAAGGATTTCCCGCAGGAGTCTGGCATGTATAGCCTTTTTGCGGGTACCTCTGGTGCGGATTACCTGACTATGGGCGGTACGGAATATGAGCGTGCTTTGCTGACAAAGGTTTTGGGCAAACTCGAAAGCCCTGAATTCTTCAGAAACGAAGCGCTTAAGATAAAAGCGAACGGTGGCGAGTCAATCGATTACCTGAAGCTTTTCAAGAAAGTGGTTGGAGCCATTGACGCTCAGGACCAGTTGGCCATGATCGATTTTGAGGCTATGCGTCTTTCTATCGAAAATATGGACAAGGAGTTCGGAGCTAAGTATAACGGAAAAGCTTACTTGTCTGAGTTGAAGCGTTTGGAATCGCAGAAGCCGGCCATGGAGCACGCACTTTACAAAGGTGACCCTAAGGCTGTTGCTTGGATTAACAAAACATCAGGATTTAAGCGTAAAGCTTTGATGGCCAACCCGCTTTTGGATTTTGATCAGCTTCTGGTTGTTCGTCACAAATTGGGTAACAGAGCCAGAACAAGCGGACCAAACGCACCGGATATGGTACTTCCTAGATCAAACTGGAAGACTATCGGTTCTACCAGCAACCCAAGCAAAGGGTGGGACACTGAAATCGCTGTTCTTTCTAACCTTAGAGGCGGTGTAGATTCTAAAACTCTCTACAAGCCGAAAGGCCCGCACGCTATCACTGACCTTGACTTGCATTTTGACGCTGGCAAAGTGATGTTTACTTCCGCTACTGACAACGGACGTTGGGGATTGTTCGAAGTGAATATTGACGGTTCGAACGTTAAGCAACTTTCGCCGGATAAGTATCCTGATCTTGACTTTTATGACGCTTGTTATTTGCCTGACGGTCGCGTGGCGATGGTGTCGAACGTTTCTATGCAGGGTGTTCCTTGCGTAAACGGTTCTGACCCAGTGGGTAGCATGTGCTTGCTCGATCCTGAAACAAGAACTTTCAAGCAGATCAACTTCGGTCAGGACAATGACTGGGATCCTGTTGTATTGTCGAACGGTCGTATCATGTACCTCCGTTGGGAATACACTGACAACGTTCACTATTTCACCAGGGTTTTGATGCACATGAACCCTGACGGAACTGGTAAGAAAGAATACTATGGTAGTGCTTCTTACTGGCCGAACACTATCTTCGACGCTAAGCCGATTCCGGGTCACAAAACCAAATTGGTAGGTATCGTTTCTGGTCACCACGGTACAGCCCGTTCGGGTGAGTTGGTGATTTTTGATCCAGCTAAAGGTCGTCAGGAAGCTGACGGAGTGGTTCAGAGAATCCCGGGCCGTGGACAAAAAGTAGAGCCTATTATCAAAGACAAGTTGGTTGACGGCGTATGGCCTCAGTTCACCAACCCCTACCCTCTTGACGACAACTATTACTTGGTAACGGCCAAGATGAAGCCGGGTGGTCTTTGGGGACTTTACCTTGTCGATACTTTCGATAACCTGACTCTTGTAAAAGAATACGAAGGCGAAGGAATCCGTGACGTATTCCCACTTAAGAAGCGTCCGACTCCTCCTGTTATTCCGGACAAGATCAAGCCAAACGCAAAAGACGCAACTGTTTATATCGCTGATGTTTATGAAGGTCAAGGCCTTAAGGGCGTGAAGCGTGGTTCGGTTAAAGAACTTCGTGTTTTCGCTTACAAATTTGCGTACAACACTTCTAAGAGTAACAACGATGCCATGGGTATCGAGGCTGCTTGGGACGTGAAGCGTGTTTTGGGTACCGTTCCTGTATATGAGGATGGTTCGGCAATGTTTAAAATTCCTGCCAACGTAGCGATTTCTCTCCAACCTTTGGATGAGCATGGCCAAGCGATGCAGATCATGCGTAGCTGGTTGACCGCTATGCCGGGCGAAACGATTTCTTGTATCGGTTGCCACGAAGACCAGAATACTGTTCCGGTTCCGAAAAGGACAATCGCTTCAAACCGTTCGCCGGTGGATATCAAGCCTTTCTATGGCGAAGTAAGGCCATTCTCTTTCGTTAACGAAGTGCAGCCGGTACTTGACGCCAAGTGTGTGGGATGTCACAACGGTAACGACCCTGAGTTGCCAAACTTCGCTGACAAAACTACTCTGCCTTACCGTAACGTAAGCCGCAGTTACTTCGATCTTCAGAAATTCGTACGTCGTCCTGGTCCGGAGTCTGACCTTCACGTACTTACTCCGATGGACTTCCACGCCAGTACATCTGAAGTGATTATGAAGCTGAACAAAGGACACCATAACGTGAAGCTTACTAAAGAAGAGCGTGATCGCTTGGTGACTTGGATTGACCTTAACGTTCCTTATCACGCTGATTTCCATGATGTTCCTGACTACCGCGGTAGTAACCAAAAGGATCGTCGAGTTCAGTTGATGAAGGAAATCAACAATATGGAGTACACAGCTGAGGACGAATTGGCGCGCGCCAACGCTCTTCGCGAAGCTCGCGGACCGATCCAACCGATCATGCCGGAAACAGCTCCCGCTCCGAAATACAAGAAGGTAAAAGCCCGCAACTGGCCATTCGACGCTACAAAAGCTAAAGAATTGCAAGCCAAAGTTGGAACCGAGACTAAGAAGATTGACTTGGGTAACGGACAGACTATCGAATTGGTGAAAATTCCTGCCGGTGAGTTTGTTATGGGATCTGATGACGTTGAGGCTCAGGCTTTGCCAAAGACTCGTGTGAAGGTTAAGAAATCTTACTGGATGGCTAAGTACGAAATCAGTAATGGCCAATTCCGTTCGGTATTCCCAGAGCACAACAGCCGTGTGATGGACCAGCAGTGGAAAGACCACACCCGTCCTGGTTACGAAGCCAACCGCGATGAGCAACCCGCTATCAGGATGTCATGGCAAGAGGCCCAGGCTTTCTGCGAAGAGTTGAGCAAGAAGACTGGCCTCAAGGTTAAGCTTCCTACTGAGGCTCAGTGGGAATGGGCTTGCCGCGCAGGTAGCGATAAGGATATGGCATTCGGTGACCAGACAGCTGACTTTACCGCTTACGCTAACTTCGCTGACGAAAGTTTGCAGAAGATGGCCGTTATCGGTGTGGATCCAAAGCCGATGAACCCGAACCACACTTACTTCAAGTACTACGACTACATCCCGAGAGCTTCCGGCACTAATGACAACAGCATGTTGCAGTCCGTTTCCGGAAAGTATAAGCCAAACGCGTGGGGCTTGTACGATATGCACGGTAACGTAGCTGAGTGGACTCGTTCGGATTATGTTCCTTACCCTTACAACGCTAAGGACGGACGTAACGCCGGAAACCTTGATTCGGAAAAAACCGTTCGCGGTGGTTCTTGGAAAGAGCGTCCGCGTCATGGTGCCGCCGGTTACCGTAACGGATACAAGTCATGGCAGAAGGTTTACAACGTAGGTTTCCGTGTTGTAATCGAAGAATAA
- a CDS encoding metalloregulator ArsR/SmtB family transcription factor: MALLENNEARRKRMARYAKAMGHPIRLYVLELLSKQSCCYSGDLSEELPIAKSTLSQHLKELKDAGLIQGQIETPRVKYCINRENWKEASTLFKTLFDS, translated from the coding sequence ATGGCGCTATTGGAAAACAACGAAGCTAGACGAAAAAGAATGGCCCGGTATGCGAAAGCGATGGGGCATCCTATCAGGCTGTATGTGCTTGAGCTTTTGTCAAAACAGTCTTGTTGTTATAGTGGAGATCTGAGTGAGGAATTGCCGATAGCCAAATCTACCTTGTCCCAGCACCTTAAGGAACTGAAGGACGCAGGTCTTATTCAAGGACAAATCGAGACCCCCAGAGTCAAGTATTGTATAAATAGGGAGAATTGGAAAGAGGCGAGTACGCTTTTCAAAACCCTTTTTGATTCGTAA
- a CDS encoding thioredoxin family protein, protein MEIMVLGPGCPKCKKLEEATNQAVAQSETQVNVTKVEDIMKIMEYGIMSTPALVIDGEVVMKGRVPSVNELAELITSKK, encoded by the coding sequence ATGGAAATTATGGTTTTGGGCCCAGGATGCCCCAAATGCAAAAAACTAGAAGAGGCTACGAATCAGGCTGTTGCCCAGTCTGAAACACAGGTCAACGTTACGAAGGTGGAAGATATCATGAAAATTATGGAATACGGTATCATGAGCACCCCTGCTTTGGTGATAGATGGTGAAGTCGTGATGAAAGGTAGGGTCCCTTCCGTAAATGAACTGGCCGAATTGATTACATCAAAAAAATGA
- a CDS encoding nitrophenyl compound nitroreductase subunit ArsF family protein yields MRKLVAIIVFALMISAGQTWAQCCATTASAKEKTACVTAKNAESPVKVYYFHASRRCDTCVAVEKVTKEAVQEYFGDIKSFQSVNREKEADLVKKFKVSGQTLLVVSGDKQVNLTSLAFLNARMHPDKLKKKIKSTISSME; encoded by the coding sequence ATGAGAAAATTAGTAGCCATTATCGTTTTTGCGCTTATGATTAGTGCTGGCCAGACTTGGGCCCAATGTTGTGCCACTACCGCTTCGGCAAAAGAAAAGACGGCGTGTGTTACCGCCAAGAATGCCGAAAGCCCCGTAAAGGTATATTATTTTCATGCATCACGTCGATGCGATACCTGCGTGGCCGTAGAGAAGGTAACCAAAGAGGCTGTTCAGGAATATTTTGGGGATATAAAATCGTTTCAATCCGTAAATAGGGAAAAAGAAGCTGATTTGGTAAAGAAGTTCAAAGTTAGCGGACAAACTCTACTAGTTGTTAGTGGAGACAAGCAAGTTAACCTCACAAGCTTGGCGTTTCTGAATGCCCGAATGCACCCCGATAAGCTTAAGAAGAAAATAAAATCAACGATCAGCTCAATGGAATAA
- a CDS encoding aromatic aminobenezylarsenical efflux permease ArsG family transporter, producing the protein MEVLLEFLETSKAPALSAFVLGLMTAISPCPLATNITAIGFIGKDISDRNTVFVKGLVYTLGRALTYTGIGLVFYFGASQFEISGFLQDWGEKLLGPLLILVALMMLDVFKINFPGLSDLTEKLGQKSANSLLGVLALGVVFALAFCPYSGVLYFGMLIPMTISGPEGLYLPIIFALATGIPVIIFAWFIAFSVSSIGKMYNKIAIVELWFRRIVALVFLLAGLYYVALFFI; encoded by the coding sequence ATGGAAGTGTTGTTGGAATTTTTGGAAACGTCTAAGGCGCCGGCGCTTTCAGCGTTTGTCTTGGGCCTAATGACAGCCATAAGCCCTTGCCCGTTAGCCACGAATATTACGGCGATAGGTTTTATTGGAAAAGATATTTCGGATAGAAATACCGTTTTTGTCAAAGGCTTGGTCTACACCCTTGGCAGAGCGCTTACCTATACCGGAATTGGGTTGGTTTTCTATTTCGGCGCAAGCCAATTCGAAATATCTGGATTTTTACAAGATTGGGGAGAAAAGCTCCTCGGCCCTCTTCTTATTCTGGTGGCCTTGATGATGCTCGATGTTTTTAAAATTAATTTCCCTGGATTATCGGATTTGACCGAAAAGCTAGGGCAAAAATCGGCGAACAGTCTTTTGGGCGTATTGGCTTTGGGAGTAGTTTTCGCATTGGCGTTTTGTCCCTATAGTGGCGTATTATATTTCGGAATGCTTATCCCGATGACTATTAGCGGGCCGGAAGGACTTTACCTGCCTATTATTTTCGCTTTGGCTACCGGTATTCCCGTTATCATATTCGCTTGGTTTATTGCCTTCAGCGTTTCGTCAATAGGTAAAATGTACAATAAGATAGCAATTGTTGAACTGTGGTTTAGACGAATTGTCGCTTTGGTTTTCCTTTTGGCGGGATTGTATTACGTGGCTTTGTTCTTTATTTAA
- a CDS encoding permease — protein MLDKSIAINRKANGWLLPILLLLIWIVIYRNLTAISDFIVLDLMGMQAGEHLTETLRFFIFEVPKVMLLLALIIFVVGVLRTYVTPEKTRSLLEGKSLFTGNILASVLGIITPFCSCSAIPLFLGFIEAGVPLGVTFSFLIAAPMINEVALILLAGMFGWKIAMIYVLTGLAIAIFSGWIIAKLRLERYVANWVYKVKSGGPKETTVAMTQVQRVAEGFSEVKSTVGKIWLYIVIGIAVGAGAHGYVPEDFLGELLGKDNLLAVPMAIVFGVPMYSNAAGVIPIVSVLIEKGVSLGTALAFMMSVIALSLPEIIILKKVLKWQLIAVFVGIVTLGIISVGFLFNHIIQI, from the coding sequence ATGCTGGATAAATCGATAGCCATAAACCGTAAGGCAAATGGTTGGCTCCTACCCATTCTTCTATTGCTGATTTGGATAGTTATCTATCGTAATCTCACTGCGATTTCCGATTTTATCGTATTGGATTTAATGGGAATGCAAGCAGGCGAACATCTTACCGAAACACTACGGTTTTTTATATTCGAAGTTCCTAAGGTAATGCTCCTGCTGGCCTTAATCATTTTCGTGGTAGGAGTTCTCAGGACTTATGTGACTCCAGAAAAAACAAGGAGTTTACTTGAAGGCAAATCATTGTTTACGGGCAATATTCTAGCCTCTGTTTTGGGAATAATTACGCCTTTTTGTTCATGTTCGGCGATCCCTCTTTTTCTCGGGTTTATAGAAGCTGGAGTGCCTTTGGGCGTAACTTTTTCTTTCCTGATCGCCGCTCCAATGATCAACGAAGTGGCTCTGATACTGCTTGCGGGAATGTTTGGTTGGAAAATCGCAATGATTTATGTATTGACAGGCTTGGCTATAGCGATATTCTCGGGATGGATAATCGCAAAACTAAGGCTGGAACGTTATGTAGCGAACTGGGTATATAAAGTCAAATCCGGTGGCCCAAAAGAAACGACAGTAGCCATGACACAGGTGCAACGTGTAGCTGAGGGTTTTTCCGAAGTAAAGAGCACGGTCGGTAAGATTTGGCTTTATATCGTTATCGGAATAGCGGTGGGTGCCGGTGCGCACGGTTACGTGCCCGAGGACTTTCTCGGTGAGTTGTTGGGAAAAGACAATCTTCTCGCTGTCCCTATGGCCATTGTGTTTGGCGTGCCGATGTATTCCAACGCCGCTGGGGTAATTCCAATCGTTAGTGTATTAATTGAGAAAGGAGTTTCTCTAGGTACGGCATTGGCATTTATGATGTCGGTTATAGCACTTTCCCTTCCGGAAATTATAATTCTTAAAAAAGTATTGAAATGGCAATTGATAGCCGTTTTTGTGGGAATCGTTACTCTGGGGATTATTTCGGTGGGTTTTCTCTTTAACCATATTATTCAAATCTGA
- a CDS encoding glycoside hydrolase family 3 N-terminal domain-containing protein, whose protein sequence is MKHRLLLLLVFLYSGMLFGQNLESEKYKDPDLSVEERVNDLLSKMTMREKVMQLTQSTAGKNNNVNNIGERVKKMDPMIGSLIYFDMDPKVRNAIQRKAVEESRLGIPIIFGQDVIHGYRSIYPIPLAQASSFNPGLSEKASAMAAREAYLSGVNWTFSPMIDVSRDPRWGRVAECYGEDPYVIGIFAEGAVKGYQGDDLSAPNTIAACLKHFIGYGVSEGGRDYHYTDISKQALWETYLPPYEAGVKAGVATLMSSFNDISGVPATANSYILRDILKEKWGHDGFVVSDWKAVAQLKNQGVAKDDKEAGLKAFMAGVEMCMVDGIYDEHLEDLVNEGKVPADILDDAVKRVLRIKFRLGLFDNPYCPELPEKKRYLTKEDKALCEEMAAESMVLLKNKDNTLPLKKGVTVALIGPMANEQEHLLGSWHDLGKAKDVTSIYTAFKKKHRGKVKYAKGCDFKGNDRSGFADAIATAKASDAVVVCVGEMNDMNGENASRSTIKLSGIQEDLVLEMIKTGKPVVVVLATGRPIELQRIEPKANAIMQMWQPGIRGAEALVDLLSGKKNPSGKLAMTFPRTTGQIPVYYNMRQAARLSWGGQYQDISTKPMYWFGHGLSYTNFEYGTPVADKLKFKRNDVITVTVDVKNAGNMAGKETVIWYVTDPACSISRPMKEVKFFEKKMLPSGGTERYSFVINPWRDLSYVNDTGKRFLEAGEYIITVGGKEVKLELLD, encoded by the coding sequence ATGAAGCACAGACTGTTATTACTGTTGGTATTCCTTTATTCAGGAATGCTTTTTGGCCAAAACCTGGAATCTGAAAAATATAAAGATCCGGACCTTTCGGTAGAGGAAAGGGTAAACGATTTATTATCAAAAATGACCATGCGGGAAAAGGTGATGCAATTGACGCAAAGTACCGCAGGCAAAAACAATAATGTAAACAACATTGGAGAAAGGGTAAAGAAGATGGACCCTATGATCGGCTCCTTGATTTATTTCGATATGGATCCGAAAGTGCGTAACGCCATTCAGCGAAAGGCAGTTGAAGAGTCTCGGTTGGGCATTCCGATTATTTTCGGTCAAGACGTTATTCACGGTTACCGAAGTATCTACCCTATTCCGTTGGCGCAGGCTTCCAGTTTTAATCCCGGGCTTTCGGAAAAAGCGTCGGCGATGGCCGCGCGTGAGGCGTATTTGTCGGGTGTAAACTGGACATTTTCCCCGATGATCGATGTATCTCGTGATCCGCGATGGGGCCGTGTGGCTGAGTGTTACGGCGAAGACCCTTACGTAATCGGAATTTTTGCCGAAGGTGCTGTAAAAGGATACCAAGGCGATGACCTAAGTGCGCCGAATACAATAGCGGCGTGTTTGAAACACTTTATCGGATACGGAGTGTCTGAAGGCGGACGTGATTATCACTATACTGATATTTCGAAACAAGCTCTTTGGGAAACATATCTTCCGCCATACGAGGCTGGCGTAAAGGCAGGCGTAGCCACGCTGATGAGTTCTTTCAATGATATCAGTGGTGTCCCGGCGACTGCTAATAGTTATATTTTACGGGATATTCTTAAAGAAAAATGGGGACACGACGGTTTTGTAGTATCTGACTGGAAAGCTGTAGCCCAATTAAAAAATCAAGGAGTGGCCAAAGACGATAAAGAGGCCGGGCTTAAGGCTTTTATGGCCGGCGTGGAGATGTGTATGGTTGACGGCATTTATGACGAGCATCTTGAAGATCTTGTAAATGAGGGGAAAGTGCCTGCCGATATCTTGGATGATGCCGTAAAAAGGGTGCTTCGCATAAAGTTTCGGTTGGGTTTATTCGATAATCCTTATTGCCCGGAACTTCCCGAGAAAAAGCGTTATTTGACCAAAGAGGATAAGGCTTTGTGCGAGGAAATGGCGGCCGAGTCTATGGTCTTGCTCAAAAATAAAGACAATACCCTTCCTTTGAAAAAAGGAGTAACTGTGGCCCTAATCGGACCTATGGCAAATGAGCAGGAACACTTGCTAGGTTCATGGCATGATCTGGGGAAAGCGAAAGACGTAACCTCAATTTATACCGCTTTTAAGAAAAAGCATCGTGGTAAAGTAAAATACGCTAAAGGATGCGATTTTAAAGGAAATGACCGTAGTGGTTTTGCCGATGCCATAGCTACTGCAAAGGCCTCCGATGCGGTGGTGGTGTGCGTAGGCGAAATGAATGATATGAACGGCGAAAATGCGTCGCGTTCGACAATCAAGCTTTCGGGGATCCAAGAAGATTTAGTGTTAGAGATGATAAAAACCGGAAAACCTGTAGTCGTTGTTTTGGCTACGGGTCGTCCTATTGAGTTGCAGAGAATAGAGCCTAAAGCAAACGCTATAATGCAGATGTGGCAACCGGGTATCCGTGGTGCGGAGGCTTTGGTGGACCTGCTTTCGGGTAAAAAGAATCCTTCCGGAAAACTGGCGATGACTTTTCCTCGTACTACGGGACAAATCCCCGTTTATTATAATATGCGTCAGGCGGCGCGTTTAAGTTGGGGAGGCCAATACCAGGACATCAGCACCAAACCGATGTATTGGTTCGGTCACGGCTTGAGTTATACGAATTTTGAATACGGAACCCCAGTGGCGGATAAGTTAAAATTCAAGCGAAATGATGTAATCACAGTTACTGTAGATGTAAAAAATGCGGGTAATATGGCAGGTAAAGAAACAGTAATCTGGTATGTGACTGATCCGGCATGTTCTATTTCCCGTCCAATGAAAGAGGTTAAGTTTTTTGAAAAGAAAATGTTGCCTTCAGGAGGTACTGAACGTTATTCGTTTGTTATTAACCCTTGGCGTGATTTGAGTTATGTCAATGACACTGGAAAACGTTTTCTTGAGGCAGGAGAATATATAATCACTGTCGGAGGAAAAGAAGTTAAATTGGAATTGTTGGATTAA